The following coding sequences are from one Streptomyces sp. NBC_01232 window:
- a CDS encoding GDSL-type esterase/lipase family protein — protein sequence MSHQSDRITTPITPDLLRGALDLERTEHGLLPHRLPARARAQFTEGDLSTVETQPSGVRLAFRTRATVIELDALRTKMAYDGAPPRPDGLYDLLIDGLPAGQAGVGGGNVLQVDMATGAVRPRSGPPGTVRFAGLPGRAKDVEIWLPHNETTQLIALRTDSPVEPLPDTGRRRWLHHGSSISHGSDAASPSTTWPALAAALGGVELTNLGLSGNALLDPFTARALRDTPADLISVKIGINLVNRDLMRLRAFGPAVHGFLDTVREGHPTVPLLVVSPILCPMHEDTPGPSAPDFGELAEGRLRFRAAGDPAERAFGKLTLNVIRDELARIVRLRAADDPNLRLLDGRALYGEPDAADLPLPDGLHPDAAAHRRMGERFAALAFAADGPFAAQDTP from the coding sequence ATGAGCCATCAATCCGACCGGATCACCACGCCCATCACCCCGGACCTCCTGCGCGGGGCCCTGGACCTGGAGCGCACCGAGCACGGGCTGCTGCCGCACCGGCTGCCCGCCCGGGCCCGGGCCCAGTTCACCGAGGGCGACCTGTCCACGGTCGAGACGCAGCCCTCCGGCGTACGGCTGGCGTTCCGCACCCGGGCCACCGTCATCGAGCTGGACGCGCTCCGCACGAAGATGGCCTACGACGGGGCCCCGCCCCGGCCCGACGGGCTGTACGACCTGCTGATCGACGGCCTGCCGGCCGGGCAGGCCGGTGTCGGCGGCGGCAACGTCCTCCAGGTGGACATGGCCACCGGCGCCGTGCGCCCCCGGTCCGGCCCGCCCGGAACCGTACGGTTCGCCGGCCTCCCTGGCCGTGCCAAGGACGTCGAGATCTGGCTGCCGCACAACGAGACCACCCAGCTGATCGCCCTGCGCACGGACTCTCCCGTCGAGCCGCTGCCCGACACCGGCCGCCGCAGGTGGCTGCACCACGGCAGCTCGATCAGCCACGGCTCCGACGCCGCGAGCCCCAGCACCACCTGGCCCGCGCTGGCCGCCGCCCTCGGCGGTGTGGAGCTGACGAACCTGGGCCTGAGCGGCAACGCGCTGCTCGACCCGTTCACCGCCCGCGCCCTGCGCGACACCCCCGCGGACCTGATCAGCGTCAAGATCGGCATCAACCTCGTCAACCGCGACCTGATGCGCCTGCGCGCCTTCGGCCCCGCCGTGCACGGCTTCCTCGACACCGTGCGCGAGGGCCACCCCACCGTCCCGCTCCTGGTCGTCTCACCGATCCTGTGCCCCATGCACGAGGACACCCCCGGCCCCAGCGCACCGGATTTCGGCGAGCTCGCCGAGGGACGGCTGCGGTTCCGGGCCGCGGGCGACCCCGCCGAACGTGCCTTCGGCAAGCTGACCCTGAACGTCATCCGGGACGAGCTGGCCCGGATCGTGCGCCTGCGCGCCGCCGACGACCCGAACCTGCGCCTCCTCGACGGTCGCGCCCTCTACGGCGAGCCTGACGCGGCGGACCTGCCGCTGCCCGACGGACTCCACCCGGACGCGGCCGCGCACCGCCGCATGGGCGAAAGGTTCGCGGCCCTCGCCTTCGCCGCGGACGGCCCGTTCGCGGCGCAAGACACTCCCTAG